In Eucalyptus grandis isolate ANBG69807.140 chromosome 4, ASM1654582v1, whole genome shotgun sequence, the following proteins share a genomic window:
- the LOC104440900 gene encoding protein SCAR3 isoform X1, whose product MPLVRFRVRNEYALGRPELHADADREDPKAVLDGVAVAGLVGILRQLGDLAEFAAEVFHGLQEQVAATASRSHKLTVRAQRIEAALPSLEKAILAQTSHIHFAYTAGSDWHARIRNRKHHFIDNDLPSFIMDSYEECRDTPRLHMLDKFDTGGPGSCLRRYSDPTFFRRVAASPDERNVGKVRGDKKAHKTKKRRSFPKNGELSRGVPMANHSGRMRIASPIANRKSSPTASIADSTFKSDFGDHRNSSDFRSGSGYVECIFHASDDMPPEEEESNRSSSSRAILHEETVDSVSPYEENQVINNYSPQKTSEESIASKSDYVRWDEKTEIMETREQKYEGMEDSATISMTSGVDAEEADKFRNVNTSDIDPCLIANTSKPKSRENEVDDMDSELDNYEDALNTIESESENDVDYQTKRELERRSPSVDIEEIKVTVDKLPSHASDDHPSHHELDTTSHLIANEEVCSELPKSDSSEICDNENMSQIPQKFVDSDCLLPLKVGQSSDLLDDTKVETLAGDAASVIFAPPRNEVTHNICEGQESPSEHTGVKFWTNGSLLGLEPAKPPDFAASNRESGVRNKGDQCDGKLDIFTENADSIERDASSKCSASCKINENSPSAGRTHILSSARDLDAKFGESDDLDRRCKSGHLNGDFSSPIRVVAPGTALPVAPMAKAAHSESIQENDDNLSGVFGLGHKLLMNSFRRKVSLVSDEKPKPYETVKDNVLEQSWRKSESSFHTTAGRNFIDQFQSVSPTYSLPPSPPLEHMKISFHPLHGFEASKLTLKFPHDKNRQESSNDVFPSFQLVPEPNVPIHDVCSDSDDGTFCRSSLYISDDCLSPHSESNSEQWESSDTAMSKEHDQFDAVCRLSSTESTSTSLEHGGTNNSKIHFNGECESLPTEDGLEPLPSFSSYVHGPSLDLPSFDSMASVPMQEKNVGRDPENYREKHYFHQSVPPAPPPPPVDWQLPKQYSDAAEVREEVSESLDHDPECNNFDQSNFKQPKQGSALETVYIRAPELLSGKLQDQLKLNAHKEANQAKVKETDEREDFLLQIRNKSFNLRRTETVRPTAATARTTSGNVTAILEKANAIRQAVASDDGDENDCWSDT is encoded by the exons atgccgcTGGTGCGGTTCCGGGTGAGGAACGAGTACGCCCTGGGGCGGCCGGAGCTCCACGCCGACGCCGACCGGGAGGATCCCAAGGCCgtcctcgacggcgtcgccgtcgccggcctcGTCGGGATCTTGCGCCAGCTGGGCGATCTCGCCGA ATTTGCAGCAGAGGTCTTCCATGGGTTGCAGGAGCAAGTGGCGGCGACGGCTTCGCGGAGTCATAAGCTCACGGTTCGTGCGCAGCGCATCGAAGCTGCTCTTCCTTCGCTGGAGAAGGCAATATTGGCCCAAACGAGCCATATACATTTCGCTTACACGGCAG GTTCTGACTGGCATGCTCGTATTCGAAATAGGAAACATCATTTTATTGACAATGACTTGCCAAGTTTTATCATGGACTCATATGAAGAGTGTCGGGATACCCCACGTTTGCACATGCTTGACAA ATTTGATACTGGTGGCCCTGGGTCATGTTTGAGGAGATATTCAGATCCGACATTTTTTAGAAGAGTTGCAGCCAGCCCTGATGAAAGAAATGTAGGAAAAGTCCGAGGAGACAAGAAGGCTCACAAGACGAAG AAGCGAAGATCATTCCCAAAGAATGGAGAACTTTCACGTGGTGTACCCATGGCCAACCATAGTGGCAG AATGCGAATTGCTTCTCCAATTGCGAACAGAAAGTCATCTCCCACTGCCTCGATAGCTGATTCCACATTTAAATCAGATTTTGGAGACCATAGAAACTCTTCTGATTTCAGATCTGGGTCAGGCTATGTAGAATGCATTTTCCATGCAAGTGATGACATGCCACCTGAAGAAGAGGAGTCTAATAGGTCATCCTCTTCTAGGGCGATATTACATGAGGAAACTGTTGACTCAGTTTCACCCTATGAAGAAAATCAGGTAATCAATAACTATTCTCCCCAAAAAACATCTGAGGAGTCTATCGCCTCCAAATCAGATTATGTGAGGTGGGATGAGAAGACAGAAATAATGGAGACGAGGGAGCAGAAGTATGAGGGAATGGAAGATTCAGCTACCATTTCTATGACTTCAGGCGTTGATGCTGAAGAAGCTGATAAATTTAGAAATGTCAATACCTCAGATATTGATCCATGTCTTATTGCCAACACTTCAAAACCAAAATCCCGTGAGAACGAGGTGGATGATATGGATAGTGAGCTTGATAATTACGAAGATGCTCTGAATACAATTGAATCGGAATCCGAAAATGATGTTGATTATCAAACCAAACGAGAACTGGAGCGACGGTCCCCGAGTGTTGACATTGAAGAAATAAAGGTCACAGTTGACAAGCTTCCGTCACATGCCTCAGATGATCATCCTTCACATCATGAATTGGACACAACTTCTCATCTCATCGCAAATGAAGAAGTGTGTTCAGAATTACCTAAATCAGATTCCTCTGAAATTTGTGACAATGAAAATATGAGTCAAATTCCTCAAAAGTTTGTGGATTCAGATTGTTTACTGCCCCTTAAAGTTGGTCAAAGTTCTGATCTTCTTGATGATACCAAAGTAGAAACTCTTGCTGGTGATGCCGCGTCTGTGATCTTTGCTCCCCCACGTAATGAAGTCACACATAACATCTGCGAGGGTCAAGAATCACCATCAGAACATACTGGTGTTAAGTTCTGGACAAATGGGAGCTTGCTTGGACTTGAGCCAGCAAAGCCACCAGATTTTGCAGCATCAAATCGTGAAAGTGGGGTGAGAAATAAGGGTGACCAATGTGATGGGAAACTAGATATATTCACTGAAAATGCTGATTCCATAGAAAGGGATGCTAGTTCCAAGTGCTCCGCGTCATGCAAGATCAATGAAAACAGTCCCTCTGCAGGAAGGACTCATATTTTGTCGTCAGCTCGAGATTTAGATGCCAAGTTCGGTGAGTCAGATGATTTAGATAGACGGTGTAAGTCTGGTCACCTCAATGGAGACTTTTCGAGTCCCATCAGAGTAGTGGCCCCTGGAACTGCATTGCCAGTTGCTCCAATGGCGAAAGCTGCACATAGTGAATCCATACAGGAGAATGATGATAATTTATCCGGAGTTTTCGGACTTGGCCATAAGTTACTTATGAATAGCTTCCGCAGAAAAGTCTCACTAGTTAGTGATGAAAAACCAAAACCATATGAGACTGTGAAAGATAATGTCCTGGAGCAGAGTTGGAGAAAGAGCGAGTCTTCATTTCATACAACTGCAGGGAGAAATTTCATCGATCAATTTCAAAGTGTTTCTCCTACGTATTCACTTCCCCCTTCCCCACCACTTGAGCACATGAAAATATCTTTCCACCCTCTTCATGGCTTCGAAGCTTCAAAACTGACCTTGAAATTTCCCCATGACAAGAACCGTCAGGAAAGCAGTAATGATGTGTTTCCATCTTTCCAGTTGGTTCCAGAACCTAATGTCCCAATTCATGACGTATGTTCCGACTCTGATGACGGAACATTCTGTAGGTCATCTCTTTATATCTCAGATGACTGTCTCAGTCCTCATTCTGAGTCTAACTCAGAGCAGTGGGAATCCAGTGACACAGCCATGAGCAAGGAGCATGATCAGTTTGATGCTGTCTGCAGACTTTCATCGACAGAATCTACTTCAACCTCTTTGGAGCATGGTGGAACAAACAATAGTAAAATTCATTTCAACGGTGAATGTGAGAGTCTGCCAACTGAAGATGGTCTAGAACCTCTGCCATCCTTTTCTAGCTATGTTCATGGTCCTTCCCTTGATCTTCCTAGCTTTGATTCCATGGCATCTGTGCCTatgcaagaaaaaaatgttgGCCGTGATCCAGAGAATTATAGGGAGAAGCATTATTTTCATCAGTCTGTGCCACcagcacctcctcctcctcccgtgGATTGGCAGCTTCCGAAGCAATACTCAGATGCTGCAGAAGTTAGAGAAGAAGTATCTGAATCTCTAGATCATGATCCTGAGTGTAATAATTTTGATCAGAGTAACTTTAAGCAACCTAAACAAGGTTCAGCCTTGGAAACTGTTTATATCAGGGCCCCTGAATTGTTAAGTGGAAAG CTTCAGGATCAGCTGAAATTGAACGCGCATAAAGAGGCTAATCAGGCAAAGGTCAAGGAGACGGATGAAAGGGAGGATTTTCTACTTCAGATAagaaataaa TCATTCAATTTAAGGCGCACTGAGACAGTGAGGCCGACCGCCGCCACAGCTCGAACCACTAGTGGAAATGTCACCGCGATTTTGGAGAAGGCAAATGCGATCCGCCAG GCTGTCGCAAGCGACGACGGTGATGAAAATGATTGCTGGAGTGACACGTAA
- the LOC104440900 gene encoding protein SCAR3 isoform X2, whose amino-acid sequence MDSYEECRDTPRLHMLDKFDTGGPGSCLRRYSDPTFFRRVAASPDERNVGKVRGDKKAHKTKKRRSFPKNGELSRGVPMANHSGRMRIASPIANRKSSPTASIADSTFKSDFGDHRNSSDFRSGSGYVECIFHASDDMPPEEEESNRSSSSRAILHEETVDSVSPYEENQVINNYSPQKTSEESIASKSDYVRWDEKTEIMETREQKYEGMEDSATISMTSGVDAEEADKFRNVNTSDIDPCLIANTSKPKSRENEVDDMDSELDNYEDALNTIESESENDVDYQTKRELERRSPSVDIEEIKVTVDKLPSHASDDHPSHHELDTTSHLIANEEVCSELPKSDSSEICDNENMSQIPQKFVDSDCLLPLKVGQSSDLLDDTKVETLAGDAASVIFAPPRNEVTHNICEGQESPSEHTGVKFWTNGSLLGLEPAKPPDFAASNRESGVRNKGDQCDGKLDIFTENADSIERDASSKCSASCKINENSPSAGRTHILSSARDLDAKFGESDDLDRRCKSGHLNGDFSSPIRVVAPGTALPVAPMAKAAHSESIQENDDNLSGVFGLGHKLLMNSFRRKVSLVSDEKPKPYETVKDNVLEQSWRKSESSFHTTAGRNFIDQFQSVSPTYSLPPSPPLEHMKISFHPLHGFEASKLTLKFPHDKNRQESSNDVFPSFQLVPEPNVPIHDVCSDSDDGTFCRSSLYISDDCLSPHSESNSEQWESSDTAMSKEHDQFDAVCRLSSTESTSTSLEHGGTNNSKIHFNGECESLPTEDGLEPLPSFSSYVHGPSLDLPSFDSMASVPMQEKNVGRDPENYREKHYFHQSVPPAPPPPPVDWQLPKQYSDAAEVREEVSESLDHDPECNNFDQSNFKQPKQGSALETVYIRAPELLSGKLQDQLKLNAHKEANQAKVKETDEREDFLLQIRNKSFNLRRTETVRPTAATARTTSGNVTAILEKANAIRQAVASDDGDENDCWSDT is encoded by the exons ATGGACTCATATGAAGAGTGTCGGGATACCCCACGTTTGCACATGCTTGACAA ATTTGATACTGGTGGCCCTGGGTCATGTTTGAGGAGATATTCAGATCCGACATTTTTTAGAAGAGTTGCAGCCAGCCCTGATGAAAGAAATGTAGGAAAAGTCCGAGGAGACAAGAAGGCTCACAAGACGAAG AAGCGAAGATCATTCCCAAAGAATGGAGAACTTTCACGTGGTGTACCCATGGCCAACCATAGTGGCAG AATGCGAATTGCTTCTCCAATTGCGAACAGAAAGTCATCTCCCACTGCCTCGATAGCTGATTCCACATTTAAATCAGATTTTGGAGACCATAGAAACTCTTCTGATTTCAGATCTGGGTCAGGCTATGTAGAATGCATTTTCCATGCAAGTGATGACATGCCACCTGAAGAAGAGGAGTCTAATAGGTCATCCTCTTCTAGGGCGATATTACATGAGGAAACTGTTGACTCAGTTTCACCCTATGAAGAAAATCAGGTAATCAATAACTATTCTCCCCAAAAAACATCTGAGGAGTCTATCGCCTCCAAATCAGATTATGTGAGGTGGGATGAGAAGACAGAAATAATGGAGACGAGGGAGCAGAAGTATGAGGGAATGGAAGATTCAGCTACCATTTCTATGACTTCAGGCGTTGATGCTGAAGAAGCTGATAAATTTAGAAATGTCAATACCTCAGATATTGATCCATGTCTTATTGCCAACACTTCAAAACCAAAATCCCGTGAGAACGAGGTGGATGATATGGATAGTGAGCTTGATAATTACGAAGATGCTCTGAATACAATTGAATCGGAATCCGAAAATGATGTTGATTATCAAACCAAACGAGAACTGGAGCGACGGTCCCCGAGTGTTGACATTGAAGAAATAAAGGTCACAGTTGACAAGCTTCCGTCACATGCCTCAGATGATCATCCTTCACATCATGAATTGGACACAACTTCTCATCTCATCGCAAATGAAGAAGTGTGTTCAGAATTACCTAAATCAGATTCCTCTGAAATTTGTGACAATGAAAATATGAGTCAAATTCCTCAAAAGTTTGTGGATTCAGATTGTTTACTGCCCCTTAAAGTTGGTCAAAGTTCTGATCTTCTTGATGATACCAAAGTAGAAACTCTTGCTGGTGATGCCGCGTCTGTGATCTTTGCTCCCCCACGTAATGAAGTCACACATAACATCTGCGAGGGTCAAGAATCACCATCAGAACATACTGGTGTTAAGTTCTGGACAAATGGGAGCTTGCTTGGACTTGAGCCAGCAAAGCCACCAGATTTTGCAGCATCAAATCGTGAAAGTGGGGTGAGAAATAAGGGTGACCAATGTGATGGGAAACTAGATATATTCACTGAAAATGCTGATTCCATAGAAAGGGATGCTAGTTCCAAGTGCTCCGCGTCATGCAAGATCAATGAAAACAGTCCCTCTGCAGGAAGGACTCATATTTTGTCGTCAGCTCGAGATTTAGATGCCAAGTTCGGTGAGTCAGATGATTTAGATAGACGGTGTAAGTCTGGTCACCTCAATGGAGACTTTTCGAGTCCCATCAGAGTAGTGGCCCCTGGAACTGCATTGCCAGTTGCTCCAATGGCGAAAGCTGCACATAGTGAATCCATACAGGAGAATGATGATAATTTATCCGGAGTTTTCGGACTTGGCCATAAGTTACTTATGAATAGCTTCCGCAGAAAAGTCTCACTAGTTAGTGATGAAAAACCAAAACCATATGAGACTGTGAAAGATAATGTCCTGGAGCAGAGTTGGAGAAAGAGCGAGTCTTCATTTCATACAACTGCAGGGAGAAATTTCATCGATCAATTTCAAAGTGTTTCTCCTACGTATTCACTTCCCCCTTCCCCACCACTTGAGCACATGAAAATATCTTTCCACCCTCTTCATGGCTTCGAAGCTTCAAAACTGACCTTGAAATTTCCCCATGACAAGAACCGTCAGGAAAGCAGTAATGATGTGTTTCCATCTTTCCAGTTGGTTCCAGAACCTAATGTCCCAATTCATGACGTATGTTCCGACTCTGATGACGGAACATTCTGTAGGTCATCTCTTTATATCTCAGATGACTGTCTCAGTCCTCATTCTGAGTCTAACTCAGAGCAGTGGGAATCCAGTGACACAGCCATGAGCAAGGAGCATGATCAGTTTGATGCTGTCTGCAGACTTTCATCGACAGAATCTACTTCAACCTCTTTGGAGCATGGTGGAACAAACAATAGTAAAATTCATTTCAACGGTGAATGTGAGAGTCTGCCAACTGAAGATGGTCTAGAACCTCTGCCATCCTTTTCTAGCTATGTTCATGGTCCTTCCCTTGATCTTCCTAGCTTTGATTCCATGGCATCTGTGCCTatgcaagaaaaaaatgttgGCCGTGATCCAGAGAATTATAGGGAGAAGCATTATTTTCATCAGTCTGTGCCACcagcacctcctcctcctcccgtgGATTGGCAGCTTCCGAAGCAATACTCAGATGCTGCAGAAGTTAGAGAAGAAGTATCTGAATCTCTAGATCATGATCCTGAGTGTAATAATTTTGATCAGAGTAACTTTAAGCAACCTAAACAAGGTTCAGCCTTGGAAACTGTTTATATCAGGGCCCCTGAATTGTTAAGTGGAAAG CTTCAGGATCAGCTGAAATTGAACGCGCATAAAGAGGCTAATCAGGCAAAGGTCAAGGAGACGGATGAAAGGGAGGATTTTCTACTTCAGATAagaaataaa TCATTCAATTTAAGGCGCACTGAGACAGTGAGGCCGACCGCCGCCACAGCTCGAACCACTAGTGGAAATGTCACCGCGATTTTGGAGAAGGCAAATGCGATCCGCCAG GCTGTCGCAAGCGACGACGGTGATGAAAATGATTGCTGGAGTGACACGTAA
- the LOC104440901 gene encoding dof zinc finger protein DOF1.5, translating to MANPSHGVQDSKGIKLFGATITLQGFRDQQVKSEAPISTEATTTMTTMTTTTKMATISTTNRNQDALAEAMKRPDKIIPCPRCKSMETKFCYFNNYNVNQPRHFCKGCQRYWTAGGALRNVPVGAGRRKSKPPCRGMDGFPESCSFEGSEVNHHQYYDLDYGVVENWHQLVPQGAFQHVVRVKRRRNGDQSY from the coding sequence ATGGCAAACCCTAGCCATGGCGTCCAAGACTCAAAAGGGATCAAGCTCTTTGGAGCAACAATCACTTTGCAAGGATTTAGGGATCAACAGGTCAAGAGTGAAGCCCCAATTAGCACAGAAGCGACGACAAcgatgacgacgatgacgacAACAACGAAGATGGCGACGATATCAACAACCAACAGAAATCAAGATGCACTCGCAGAGGCAATGAAGAGGCCAGACAAGATCATACCATGCCCGAGATGCAAGAGCATGGAGACCAAATTTTGCTACTTCAACAACTACAATGTCAACCAGCCCAGGCATTTTTGCAAGGGTTGCCAGAGGTACTGGACTGCTGGCGGGGCCCTGAGGAATGTCCCTGTTGGGGCTGGCCGCCGGAAGAGCAAGCCACCGTGCCGGGGAATGGATGGGTTCCCAGAGAGTTGCTCTTTCGAAGGGTCAGAGGTAAACCATCATCAATACTATGATTTGGATTATGGGGTGGTGGAGAATTGGCATCAGTTGGTTCCACAAGGCGCTTTCCAACATGTTGTTAGGGtcaagaggaggaggaatggGGATCAAAGCTATTGA